The Geothrix oryzae DNA window CGTGGCGGTGGAAGGGGCCGATGGCGAGGTCCGCCCCGCCTTCGCGCTGGCGGACTGGGAGACCCGGCTGGCCCGGCTGCCGGAGCCCCCGGACCGCACCCGCCTGCTCTGCCCCTTCGACCCCATCCTGCGCGACCGGACGAGGGCGCTGCGCCGCTTCGGGTTCGACTACCGCTTCGAGGCCTTCGTGCCCGAGCCCAAGCGCCAGTACGGCTACTTCGTGCTGCCCATCCTCGAGGGCGGTCGCCTGGTGGGCCGCCTCGATCCCAAGCTGCACCGCGACCGCGGCGTCCTGGAGATCAAGGGCCTCTGGTGGGAGCCCGGGATCAAGGCCACCAAGGCCCGCCGGCGCGGCCTGGATGAGGCCCTGGAGCGGCTGGCGGTCTTCGTGGGGGCCGGGGAGATCGAGCTTCCCGCTTGACCACGCTATTCTTGGCCCCATGTCCGCCTCGAAGACCCCCCTGCTGAACCGCCTACATGGTGCCCAGGGGTTGTCCCCCAGCCAACGCCAGATCGCCGACTGCCTCATCGCCCACATGAACGAGGCGGCCCTCTGGGGCGTGGAGGAGCTGGCCGCCAAGTCGCAGACCTGCGTGGCCACCGTGGTGCGGTTCGCGAAGAAGCTGGATTACTCCGGCTATCTGGAGATGCGGAAGGCCCTCGTCAGCGTCGCCAAGAAGCACTACGGCCGCGGCGAGCAGCTTCTGCAGGCCCCCCGGCAGGCTTCCGCCACCCTCCTGGAGGTCGCCCGGCGCGATGTGCGGAACATCGAAACCCTCGTCCAGGCCGTGAACGAGGACCTCCTCCAGCGCGTGGTGAAGCAGCTGAAGGGCAGCCGCATCCGCGTGGCCATCGGGGATGGCGTCTCGGCCCTCATGGCCCGGCAGCTGGCCTACCTCCTGATCAACACCGGGCTGCCGGTGGTGGAGGGCAACCCCGCCGATTTCGCCACCCAGGTGGGGATGCTCGATGCCAGGGATCTGCTCATCGCCATCAGCATCACCCCCTACACGCAGGAGACCCTCGACGCCGCCGCCTATGCCCGCAAGCGGGGCATTCCGGTCCTGGTGTTCACGGACAGCCTCAACTCGCCCCTGGCCAAGTCGGCCACCCTGGCCCTGC harbors:
- a CDS encoding MurR/RpiR family transcriptional regulator; its protein translation is MSASKTPLLNRLHGAQGLSPSQRQIADCLIAHMNEAALWGVEELAAKSQTCVATVVRFAKKLDYSGYLEMRKALVSVAKKHYGRGEQLLQAPRQASATLLEVARRDVRNIETLVQAVNEDLLQRVVKQLKGSRIRVAIGDGVSALMARQLAYLLINTGLPVVEGNPADFATQVGMLDARDLLIAISITPYTQETLDAAAYARKRGIPVLVFTDSLNSPLAKSATLALPIPGENLLFSHSVTAFGVLAHAIATSIASQAPQKALSKLREVERVAQRKFAKT